From Lagenorhynchus albirostris chromosome 10, mLagAlb1.1, whole genome shotgun sequence, the proteins below share one genomic window:
- the CENPQ gene encoding centromere protein Q isoform X2 translates to MSSKANPSKKRSQHLKRNPKRKIDNEEVELSEKEVRNTAKKNKSHPKHLSSEGQAKHANLKQVKIATHKRKTWQPLSKSSREHLQTTMESVIIAILSNSIRENEKIQYHLNFLKKRLLQLCETLKVPPKKQQDLTHVSSLLKMERTQHRANEEGLALLQEETDKMVETVESMTGDIHSLKNKVHVLRSEVEEEERKMFQIDREVLSLPELSQKSLKAPILQKEILMLIPNQNALLKDLDVLHNSPQMKNMLTFIEEVYKRLDAS, encoded by the exons ATGTCTAGCAAAGCAAATCCTTCTAAGAAAAGGtctcaacatttaaaaagaaatccaaaaagaaaaattgataatgAAGAAGTGGAGTTATCAGAGAAAGAG GTTAGAAACACAgcgaaaaaaaataaaagtcatccaaaacACCTGTCTTCTGAAG GACAAGCAAAGCATGCTAATCTAAAACAGGTAAAGATCGCAACCCACAAGAGAAAAACCTGGCAACCTCTTTCGAAGAGTAGCAGAGAACATTTGCAAACTACGATGGAATCAGTAATAAT agCAATTTTGAGTAACAGtattagagaaaatgaaaaaattcagtaTCATCTGAACTTCCTAAAGAAAAG ATTGCTGCAACTGTGTGAAACCCTGAAAGTCCCTCCCAAAAAGCAGCAAGATTTAACTCATGTGTCAAGTCTACTGAAAATGGAAAGGACACAGCACAGAGCTAATGAAGAGGGTCTGGCATTATTGCAG gaagaaacagataaaatggTGGAGACCGTAGAGTCAATGACTGGGGATATTCACAGCCTAAAGAACAAAGTTCATGTTCTGAGAAGTGAGgtagaagaagaggaaaggaag aTGTTTCAAATAGATAGAGAGGTACTCTCTCTTCCCGAACTTTCTCAGAAGAGTCTCAAAGCACCCATACTTCAG AAAGAAATTTTGATGCTAATTCCAAACCAGAACGCTCTTCTGAAGGACTTAGATGTTCTCCATAATTCACCCCAGATGAAAAACATGTTAACTTTCATTGAAGAAGTCTATAAAAGACTGGATGCCTCTTAA
- the CENPQ gene encoding centromere protein Q isoform X1 has protein sequence MSSKANPSKKRSQHLKRNPKRKIDNEEVELSEKEVRNTAKKNKSHPKHLSSEGQAKHANLKQVKIATHKRKTWQPLSKSSREHLQTTMESVIIAILSNSIRENEKIQYHLNFLKKRLLQLCETLKVPPKKQQDLTHVSSLLKMERTQHRANEEGLALLQEETDKMVETVESMTGDIHSLKNKVHVLRSEVEEEERKVKQMFQIDREVLSLPELSQKSLKAPILQKEILMLIPNQNALLKDLDVLHNSPQMKNMLTFIEEVYKRLDAS, from the exons ATGTCTAGCAAAGCAAATCCTTCTAAGAAAAGGtctcaacatttaaaaagaaatccaaaaagaaaaattgataatgAAGAAGTGGAGTTATCAGAGAAAGAG GTTAGAAACACAgcgaaaaaaaataaaagtcatccaaaacACCTGTCTTCTGAAG GACAAGCAAAGCATGCTAATCTAAAACAGGTAAAGATCGCAACCCACAAGAGAAAAACCTGGCAACCTCTTTCGAAGAGTAGCAGAGAACATTTGCAAACTACGATGGAATCAGTAATAAT agCAATTTTGAGTAACAGtattagagaaaatgaaaaaattcagtaTCATCTGAACTTCCTAAAGAAAAG ATTGCTGCAACTGTGTGAAACCCTGAAAGTCCCTCCCAAAAAGCAGCAAGATTTAACTCATGTGTCAAGTCTACTGAAAATGGAAAGGACACAGCACAGAGCTAATGAAGAGGGTCTGGCATTATTGCAG gaagaaacagataaaatggTGGAGACCGTAGAGTCAATGACTGGGGATATTCACAGCCTAAAGAACAAAGTTCATGTTCTGAGAAGTGAGgtagaagaagaggaaaggaaggtaaAACag aTGTTTCAAATAGATAGAGAGGTACTCTCTCTTCCCGAACTTTCTCAGAAGAGTCTCAAAGCACCCATACTTCAG AAAGAAATTTTGATGCTAATTCCAAACCAGAACGCTCTTCTGAAGGACTTAGATGTTCTCCATAATTCACCCCAGATGAAAAACATGTTAACTTTCATTGAAGAAGTCTATAAAAGACTGGATGCCTCTTAA